One Streptomyces sp. B21-105 genomic region harbors:
- a CDS encoding sigma-70 family RNA polymerase sigma factor produces MATRAVARRKSATGETSSAARSVRAHGGEIADRDLVGMYLDEIARTPLLDAAKEVELSQIIEAGVFAQQVLDGEEKSRAEASREELEALVADSERAKDVFIRSNLRLVVAVARRYPRSGLPLLDLIQEGNAGLVRAVEKFDYRKGFKFSTYATWWIRQAITRSIADQSRTIRLPVHLVEELGRIRRVQREFNRENGRDPEPAEIAAELGSTPERVTDVLDWARDPVSLNMSVDDQGETQFGDLLEDTSAVSPEQSVLTLLRSEELDGLIDRLDPRTASIIKMRYGIDDGRERTLTEVGKEHGLTRERIRQIEKHALLELKKLARDTGFEAAA; encoded by the coding sequence ATGGCAACCCGTGCCGTCGCCCGCCGCAAGTCCGCCACCGGCGAGACGAGCAGCGCGGCCCGCAGTGTTCGCGCCCATGGCGGCGAGATCGCCGACCGCGACCTGGTCGGCATGTATCTCGACGAGATCGCGCGCACGCCCCTGCTCGACGCCGCGAAGGAAGTCGAGCTGTCCCAGATCATCGAGGCCGGCGTGTTCGCACAGCAGGTCCTCGACGGCGAGGAGAAGTCCAGGGCGGAGGCCTCCCGCGAGGAGCTCGAGGCTCTGGTCGCGGACAGCGAGCGGGCCAAGGACGTCTTCATCCGTTCCAACCTGCGCCTGGTGGTCGCGGTCGCGCGCCGCTACCCCCGCAGCGGCCTTCCCCTCCTCGACCTCATTCAGGAGGGCAACGCGGGCCTGGTGCGCGCGGTCGAGAAGTTCGACTACCGCAAGGGCTTCAAGTTCTCCACGTACGCGACCTGGTGGATCCGTCAGGCCATCACCCGGTCCATAGCGGACCAGTCGCGCACCATCCGTCTGCCCGTCCACCTGGTGGAGGAGCTCGGCCGGATCCGGCGCGTACAGCGCGAGTTCAACCGTGAGAACGGCCGCGACCCCGAGCCCGCCGAGATCGCCGCCGAGCTCGGCTCCACGCCGGAGCGCGTCACCGACGTGCTGGACTGGGCGCGTGACCCGGTCTCGCTGAACATGTCGGTCGACGACCAGGGCGAGACGCAGTTCGGCGACCTGCTGGAGGACACCTCCGCGGTCTCGCCCGAGCAGTCCGTCCTCACTCTGCTGCGCAGCGAGGAGCTGGACGGCCTGATCGACCGTCTCGACCCGCGCACCGCCTCCATCATCAAGATGCGCTACGGCATCGACGACGGCCGCGAGCGCACCCTGACCGAGGTGGGCAAGGAGCACGGTCTGACGAGGGAGCGCATCCGCCAGATAGAGAAGCACGCTCTGCTGGAGCTGAAGAAGCTGGCCCGCGACACGGGCTTCGAGGCGGCGGCGTAG